Proteins from a genomic interval of Sphingobacterium lactis:
- a CDS encoding Nif3-like dinuclear metal center hexameric protein gives MKIKEVIQYLEEVAPLTYQESYDNSGLIVGDAQEEVQKILVSLDCTEAVVDDAIAKGCNLIVSHHPIVFSGLKKFTGKNYVERVVIKAIKHNIALYAIHTNLDNVLGGVSSKMAERLDLVDQAILRPKAGLLKKLVVYVPRANVEDVRAALFEAGAGAIGDYDECSYNTAGYGTFRPLEGADPAIGKVGEQERVEETKIEVIYPAQLERKILVSMLASHPYEEVAYHIVAIENPHTYVGSGVIGNLIEPMEEREFLRYLKNRMNLQVIRHTETLGKPISRVAVCGGAGGFLLGDAKRSGADIFITADYKYHEFFDAEGQLIIADIGHFESEQFTQELLLDIIQKKFAHAAVLLTEVETNPIHYFS, from the coding sequence ATGAAGATTAAAGAAGTAATCCAATACCTGGAGGAGGTCGCTCCATTGACCTACCAGGAAAGTTATGATAATTCGGGACTCATTGTTGGTGACGCGCAGGAAGAAGTTCAGAAAATATTGGTTTCCCTGGATTGTACGGAAGCTGTGGTCGATGATGCGATCGCCAAAGGCTGTAACCTGATCGTTTCCCATCACCCGATCGTATTTTCAGGTCTGAAGAAGTTTACGGGTAAGAATTATGTGGAACGCGTGGTGATCAAGGCGATAAAACATAACATTGCCCTATACGCCATCCACACCAACCTGGACAATGTGCTGGGGGGTGTTAGTTCGAAGATGGCCGAGCGATTGGACCTGGTCGATCAGGCGATCCTGCGCCCAAAGGCGGGATTGCTGAAGAAACTCGTGGTCTATGTTCCACGTGCGAATGTTGAGGATGTTCGAGCTGCGCTTTTCGAAGCGGGTGCCGGTGCTATCGGCGATTACGATGAATGCAGCTATAACACCGCGGGATATGGCACATTCCGTCCTTTGGAGGGCGCTGACCCGGCAATCGGAAAGGTGGGCGAGCAGGAACGTGTGGAGGAAACAAAGATCGAAGTGATCTACCCCGCACAATTGGAACGGAAGATACTCGTATCCATGTTGGCCAGCCACCCTTATGAAGAAGTGGCCTACCACATCGTCGCTATCGAGAACCCACATACGTATGTCGGTTCGGGGGTTATCGGAAACCTGATCGAACCGATGGAGGAACGGGAATTCCTACGGTATCTAAAAAACAGGATGAACCTGCAGGTGATCCGCCATACCGAAACTTTGGGGAAACCCATTAGCCGCGTAGCGGTCTGTGGTGGAGCTGGAGGATTTCTACTCGGCGACGCAAAACGCTCCGGAGCGGACATCTTTATTACGGCCGACTACAAATACCATGAATTCTTCGATGCGGAAGGTCAATTGATCATTGCCGATATCGGTCATTTCGAAAGTGAACAGTTTACGCAGGAACTTTTGCTGGATATTATCCAGAAAAAGTTTGCCCATGCCGCAGTGTTGCTGACGGAGGTCGAAACCAATCCAATACACTATTTTAGCTAG
- a CDS encoding collagen-like protein, with product MKFLFRKLGFLLLLSFFISCGKDGDPGAQGPEGTQGVPGEDGKDGKDGTKTHSGTTDPTSAIGNVGDFYINLTSKKLFGPKQSNGQWGTGISLTGGANGTNGTDGKDGIDGTDGNTILSGYGAPTIKDGRDGDFYINLTNMDFYGPRNKGDWGKAISLRGKSESASYVYQVKSANWEYDSENGFYFVNIDIKELDEAIFEDGYVNMALSFDDNPKFYEIIPSYFGQYSFSANYSVGRIGLFAEFKGSGNRTAPADALVKVVLTYAEIGN from the coding sequence ATGAAATTTTTATTTCGCAAGCTCGGCTTTTTGCTGCTGCTTTCCTTTTTCATTTCCTGCGGTAAGGATGGAGATCCCGGTGCGCAGGGACCTGAAGGTACTCAGGGTGTGCCTGGGGAAGACGGTAAGGATGGAAAGGACGGGACAAAGACACACAGCGGAACGACCGACCCCACTTCAGCGATCGGAAATGTTGGTGATTTCTACATCAACCTGACCAGCAAGAAACTTTTTGGGCCAAAACAATCCAATGGACAATGGGGAACAGGCATTAGCCTGACCGGCGGAGCCAATGGGACAAACGGAACGGATGGTAAGGACGGTATTGATGGAACCGATGGGAACACAATCTTAAGTGGATATGGTGCTCCAACAATCAAGGATGGTAGGGATGGAGATTTCTACATCAACTTGACCAATATGGATTTCTATGGTCCACGGAATAAGGGTGATTGGGGAAAAGCCATTTCTCTCCGCGGCAAATCCGAAAGCGCAAGCTATGTGTACCAGGTGAAGTCCGCAAACTGGGAATATGATTCGGAAAACGGGTTTTACTTTGTCAATATTGACATCAAAGAATTGGATGAAGCGATCTTTGAAGACGGCTATGTAAACATGGCGCTTTCTTTCGATGATAATCCGAAGTTCTATGAAATTATTCCTTCTTATTTTGGACAGTACAGCTTTTCGGCGAACTACTCGGTCGGCAGGATAGGGCTCTTTGCGGAATTTAAAGGATCCGGTAACCGTACTGCTCCAGCTGATGCACTGGTAAAGGTTGTGCTGACCTATGCTGAAATAGGAAATTAA